The sequence GAGCTGTACACGAGGTGCGTGACGCCGGCCTCCGCCGCCAGGTCGGCGACGGCCTTTCCGCGCCGCACCTCGGCCTCGACGTCGGCCAGGTTCACCGTTCCCGAGGTCACGCTGGTCAGCATCAGGAAGACGCGGCCGACGCCGGTCACCGCCGCGCGCACCGACGCCAGGTCGTCCAGATCCCCCACGACCAACCGAGCCCCCGCCGCCTGAAGCTCCCGCGCGCCGGTTCGGTCGGGGTCACGGACCAACGCGTGCACCGTGCGCCCGCGGGCCAGCAGCGCCCGAGCGACCGCCCCGCCCTGCTGGCCGGTCGCGCCGATGACGAGTACCGATTCCTTGTGATCATCCATGGGGCGTCACGCTAGCCACGGGCACGGCCGACAACCTGGTGGGAATGCTGCTACTCAGCTCCCCTGGACAGTGAGGGAACGAGGATCTATGGACCGCGCCGAACTGGCCACCTTCCTGCGCGCGCGGCGGGCGAGCCTGCGGCCCGGGGACGTCGGCCTGCCGGACGGCCTGGGCCACCGGCGGATACCCGGCCTGCGCCGCGAGGAGGTCGCCGAGCTGGCCGGGCTCTCGATCACCTGGTACACCTGGCTGGAGCAGGGCCGCCCGATCGCGGCCTCCGCGCAGGTCGTGGACGCGCTGGCCCGCGCGCTGCTCCTCGACGTCGACCAGCACCGCCACCTGCGCGTCCTGGCCGGCCTGCCGGTGCCGCCGGCACGGACCGCGATCGACGCCATCGAGCCCAGGGTCCAGCGCCTCGTCGACTCGACCGCGCCGAACGCGTCCGTCATGTTCGACCGCTATTTCGACTTCATCGCCTGGAACTCGCCCTACGTTCGGATCAGGCACGACCCCGCCGCGATGCCGGACGACCGGCGCAACCTGCTGTGGATGATGTTCACCGACCAGGAGAACCGCGCCCGGATGCCGTCCTGGGAAGCAGCCGCCCGCGCCGTGCTGAGCCAGTTCCGCGCGGCCGTGGGGCGAAGCCCGGGCGACCCCCGGTTCGTGGAGTTGGTCGGCGCGCTGACCAGCGAAAGTCCGGAGTTCGCCCAGTGGTGGAGCGGCTATCCGATCCGCGATTTCAGGCCGGCGACCATTCTCGTCGACCACCCCGCCGCCGGCCGGATCGCCCTGGACGTCTACCA is a genomic window of Pseudofrankia inefficax containing:
- a CDS encoding helix-turn-helix transcriptional regulator; this translates as MDRAELATFLRARRASLRPGDVGLPDGLGHRRIPGLRREEVAELAGLSITWYTWLEQGRPIAASAQVVDALARALLLDVDQHRHLRVLAGLPVPPARTAIDAIEPRVQRLVDSTAPNASVMFDRYFDFIAWNSPYVRIRHDPAAMPDDRRNLLWMMFTDQENRARMPSWEAAARAVLSQFRAAVGRSPGDPRFVELVGALTSESPEFAQWWSGYPIRDFRPATILVDHPAAGRIALDVYQLRPVEYPDLLLVMQVPATPEDLRRAASLADA